In the genome of Gemmatimonadaceae bacterium, one region contains:
- a CDS encoding NAD(P)-binding domain-containing protein: MPTIQDRYCIIGAGPSGLATAHEFKRAGIAFDVFERHGDVGGIWDMDNPGTPMYDSAHFISSRTQSAFDDFPMPNEYADYPSRARILEYLRAYAEHDGIRAHIAFNTVVKRASPVDGGWDVEFASGEHRQFRGVVCAVGNNWHPVDPTYPGHFDGEMYHSSRYKYAASLAGRRLLIVGGGNSGCDIACDAAPIARETLISFRRGYHFLPKHLFGVPTDAFFRSGPHLPARLAQPLLTLLLRVLVGDLRRYKLPRPDHKVLESHPIVNSQLLHYLSHGDVRAVPDVRELDGNRVTFVDGSSADVDVIIFATGFRSAIPCLDAEVFSAERGGRQFYLNVFPEQPALYVIGLFETDGSLFPVVSKQAALVASYLVAQRNGSERAAWFDRQRTGPRPDVSGGIRYLSSQRHAFYVQYDEYVHRLEKLLKRMTPERGAA, from the coding sequence GTGCCGACCATTCAAGACCGCTATTGTATCATCGGCGCCGGCCCATCCGGCCTCGCAACCGCGCACGAGTTCAAGCGCGCCGGCATCGCCTTCGATGTGTTCGAACGGCATGGCGATGTTGGCGGTATCTGGGACATGGACAATCCCGGCACGCCGATGTACGACAGCGCGCACTTCATCTCCTCACGCACGCAGTCGGCGTTCGACGATTTCCCGATGCCCAACGAGTACGCGGATTATCCGTCGCGCGCCCGCATCCTCGAGTACCTGCGCGCATATGCGGAGCACGATGGCATTCGCGCACATATCGCGTTCAATACGGTGGTGAAACGCGCATCGCCCGTTGACGGCGGGTGGGACGTCGAATTTGCGTCAGGCGAGCATCGCCAATTCCGCGGCGTCGTGTGCGCGGTCGGTAACAACTGGCACCCCGTCGACCCAACGTATCCCGGCCACTTCGACGGCGAGATGTACCACTCGAGCCGCTACAAGTACGCCGCCTCGCTGGCCGGCAGGCGCCTGCTCATCGTCGGCGGTGGCAACTCCGGCTGCGATATCGCGTGCGATGCAGCACCAATCGCCCGCGAAACGCTCATCAGCTTTCGCCGCGGCTATCACTTTCTGCCAAAGCATTTGTTCGGCGTGCCCACCGATGCGTTCTTCCGCAGCGGACCGCACCTGCCGGCCCGGCTGGCGCAACCGCTCCTCACGCTGCTCCTCCGCGTGCTCGTCGGCGACCTGCGCCGCTACAAGCTGCCCAGACCCGACCACAAGGTTCTCGAAAGCCATCCGATCGTGAACTCGCAGCTCCTGCATTATCTCTCGCACGGTGACGTCCGCGCGGTACCGGATGTGCGCGAGCTCGACGGAAACCGCGTCACGTTCGTCGACGGCTCATCCGCCGACGTCGATGTCATCATCTTCGCCACGGGCTTTCGATCGGCGATTCCGTGCCTCGACGCCGAGGTGTTCTCGGCCGAGCGCGGCGGACGCCAGTTCTACCTGAACGTGTTTCCCGAGCAGCCCGCACTCTACGTCATCGGCCTGTTCGAGACCGACGGCTCACTGTTTCCGGTGGTGAGCAAGCAGGCGGCGCTGGTCGCGTCGTACCTCGTCGCCCAACGGAACGGATCCGAACGCGCCGCGTGGTTCGACCGTCAGCGCACCGGCCCGCGGCCGGACGTGAGTGGCGGCATCAGGTATCTCTCGTCGCAGCGCCACGCCTTCTACGTCCAGTACGACGAGTACGTGCATCGTCTGGAGAAATTGCTGAAGCGGATGACGCCCGAACGCGGCGCGGCCTGA
- a CDS encoding FTR1 family protein: MAALAAPANAQESPAKRLGNIVAVAVEEYAKGVDARGRLSAVDEYQETVDFLVDARVTAAQLNGSNAAAIRARLDSLTAAVRDTVPPARLAALHRQFVVALGDAASLDLPAEPLNLAEGRAVYAARCASCHGDRGLGDGPAAAGMRPPPPAIGDSAAMRGVSAEMLYRIISAGVSGTAMPAWGGTLTSQQRWNVIGYVQSLQGVHPRCPSCAVPVVTVVAASLDSSLAAARAGDLGGARARAVDAYLAFEPFEAAARVKSAGAVSAMERRFAEFRAHIAAGDLARAARARDAIVATLPSVVALGSRTSGAWESFVQSFVIIVREGFEAILVIGAIVAFLIKTGHRDQLRSVWLGAGAGIAASAATAVALETVLSAVPASQDLIEGVSMLVAMVVLFWVSYWLISKVEAAHWQRFIREKVTAALASGGATALAFVAFLAVYREGAETALFFQALLGEAGRPAGAIALGIAAGAVVLVAIFTVFHRYGVKIPLRPFFTLTSGLLYAMAFVFAGRGVAELQEVSAVPITPVRGMPRIDALGIYPTAESLGLQALLVALLAAALVVTFRPRRVRASSASAISPDDARTRRTGRRRRGAATRDT, encoded by the coding sequence GTGGCTGCGCTCGCCGCGCCGGCGAATGCGCAGGAGAGCCCGGCAAAGCGTCTCGGCAACATCGTCGCGGTGGCCGTCGAAGAGTATGCCAAGGGCGTCGACGCGCGCGGACGGTTGAGCGCCGTCGATGAGTATCAGGAAACGGTCGACTTTCTGGTGGATGCGCGTGTGACAGCGGCCCAGCTGAACGGGAGCAACGCGGCGGCGATTCGCGCGCGGCTCGATTCGCTGACGGCGGCGGTGCGGGACACGGTGCCGCCGGCGCGGCTCGCGGCGCTCCACCGGCAGTTCGTTGTTGCGTTAGGCGATGCCGCGTCGCTCGACCTGCCGGCGGAGCCGCTGAACCTGGCCGAGGGACGCGCCGTGTATGCGGCGCGCTGCGCATCCTGCCATGGCGACCGCGGGTTAGGCGACGGGCCCGCTGCCGCGGGGATGCGGCCGCCGCCGCCGGCGATCGGCGATTCGGCCGCGATGCGCGGCGTGTCAGCCGAAATGCTCTATCGAATCATCTCGGCGGGCGTGTCGGGCACGGCGATGCCGGCGTGGGGCGGGACGCTGACGTCGCAGCAGCGGTGGAACGTGATCGGGTACGTGCAGTCGCTGCAGGGTGTGCATCCCCGGTGCCCGAGCTGCGCGGTGCCTGTCGTGACGGTGGTGGCCGCGTCGCTCGACTCGTCGCTGGCGGCGGCGCGGGCTGGCGATCTCGGGGGGGCGCGTGCGCGCGCCGTGGATGCGTATCTGGCGTTCGAACCCTTCGAGGCTGCGGCGCGCGTGAAGAGTGCCGGTGCCGTGTCGGCCATGGAGCGCCGCTTCGCCGAGTTCCGGGCGCACATCGCGGCCGGCGACCTGGCTCGGGCGGCGCGGGCGCGCGACGCGATCGTGGCGACGCTTCCGTCGGTCGTCGCGTTGGGCAGCCGGACGTCGGGCGCGTGGGAGAGCTTCGTCCAATCGTTCGTCATCATCGTGCGCGAAGGGTTCGAGGCGATTCTGGTGATCGGCGCGATCGTCGCGTTCCTGATCAAGACCGGGCACCGCGATCAGCTGCGCAGCGTGTGGTTAGGCGCCGGCGCGGGGATCGCGGCGAGTGCGGCCACGGCGGTGGCTCTCGAGACGGTGCTGTCGGCGGTGCCGGCAAGCCAGGACCTCATCGAAGGCGTGAGCATGCTGGTGGCGATGGTGGTGCTGTTCTGGGTGAGCTATTGGCTCATTTCGAAAGTGGAAGCGGCGCACTGGCAGCGGTTCATCCGGGAGAAGGTCACCGCGGCGCTCGCATCCGGCGGCGCGACGGCGCTGGCGTTCGTGGCGTTCCTTGCCGTTTATCGCGAAGGCGCCGAGACGGCGTTGTTCTTTCAGGCGCTGCTCGGCGAGGCCGGCAGGCCGGCGGGCGCGATTGCGTTAGGAATCGCGGCCGGCGCGGTGGTGCTCGTGGCGATCTTCACCGTGTTCCATCGATACGGCGTCAAGATTCCCCTGCGGCCGTTCTTCACGCTGACGAGCGGGCTGCTCTACGCGATGGCGTTCGTGTTCGCCGGACGCGGCGTGGCGGAGCTCCAGGAAGTGAGCGCCGTTCCGATCACGCCCGTGCGCGGGATGCCGAGGATCGATGCGTTAGGCATCTATCCGACGGCCGAGAGCCTGGGGCTGCAGGCGCTGCTGGTGGCGCTGCTCGCGGCGGCGCTCGTCGTGACCTTCAGGCCGCGCCGCGTTCGGGCGTCATCCGCTTCAGCAATTTCTCCAGACGATGCACGTACTCGTCGTACTGGACGTAGAAGGCGTGGCGCTGCGACGAGAGATACCTGA
- the acpS gene encoding holo-ACP synthase produces MIVGVGLDLVDVARVKRLIASKEARALQRLFTAGEVTYAMGRQEPYVHLAARIAAKEAAYKALSGSPGARGIGWREMEVVSVDGGLPSLVLHGAAEIRCAELRVRRVWLTLSHSQMTAGAVVVLEGPQTTSDGETQQAG; encoded by the coding sequence GTGATCGTAGGCGTCGGACTCGATCTGGTGGACGTGGCGCGTGTGAAGCGGCTGATTGCGTCGAAAGAGGCGCGCGCGCTCCAGCGGCTGTTCACGGCCGGCGAGGTCACCTACGCAATGGGCCGGCAGGAGCCGTACGTGCACCTTGCCGCGCGCATTGCAGCCAAGGAAGCGGCGTACAAAGCGCTCTCGGGATCGCCGGGCGCGCGCGGGATCGGGTGGCGCGAGATGGAGGTCGTGTCGGTCGACGGTGGTCTGCCGTCGCTCGTGCTGCACGGCGCCGCCGAAATCCGCTGCGCCGAGCTGCGCGTGCGCCGAGTGTGGTTGACGCTGTCGCACAGTCAAATGACCGCCGGGGCGGTGGTGGTGCTCGAGGGTCCTCAGACGACGTCGGACGGAGAGACGCAGCAGGCCGGCTAG
- a CDS encoding class IV adenylate cyclase — MREVELKAVLDDWGRRAARLTQAGAVLTFAGRLEDRRYDTPRRDLARRDEVLRLRVYRDGSGARAELGWKGPTGYDAGYKVRDELQCRADAPDVLATMLARLGYEVTRAIDREIAQYDLQGTAVRFERYPRMDDLVEVEGAPAGIEHAIAALGIERSAFCTDRLPQFVTRWQQRTGQQPALCDDELAGRVRYALEDA, encoded by the coding sequence ATGCGTGAGGTGGAGCTGAAAGCAGTGCTCGACGATTGGGGGCGCCGCGCCGCACGCCTAACGCAGGCCGGCGCCGTGCTCACGTTCGCCGGGCGTCTCGAGGACCGGCGCTACGACACGCCGCGCCGCGATCTCGCGCGCCGCGACGAAGTGCTGCGGCTGCGCGTGTACCGCGATGGGTCGGGCGCCCGCGCGGAACTGGGTTGGAAGGGACCGACGGGCTACGACGCCGGCTACAAGGTGCGGGACGAGCTGCAGTGCAGGGCAGACGCTCCCGACGTTCTGGCCACGATGCTCGCCCGGTTAGGCTACGAAGTCACGCGCGCGATCGATCGGGAGATCGCGCAGTACGATCTGCAGGGCACGGCGGTGCGATTCGAGCGCTACCCGCGGATGGACGACCTGGTGGAAGTGGAAGGCGCGCCGGCCGGCATCGAGCACGCGATTGCTGCGTTAGGCATCGAGCGGTCGGCGTTCTGCACCGACCGGCTGCCGCAATTCGTGACGCGGTGGCAGCAGCGGACGGGGCAACAGCCGGCGTTGTGCGACGACGAGCTGGCCGGGCGCGTGCGCTACGCGCTCGAGGACGCCTGA
- a CDS encoding HAD family hydrolase: MKLILFDIDGTILWSDGAGRRAMTAALTQVFGGSGPTEYHYDGKTDPQIVRDLMRAEGHSDAAIDARMDDLAARYLALLEQELATGRRGVHVFDGVAELISALEARSDAVVGLLTGNFCDGAMLKLSAAGLDVTRFRVGAYGSDHAHRPELPAVALRRAREALGIDVRGEDVVVIGDTPADIECARSVGARAVAVATGRFTVEELSAHVPAAVFPTLAVTAAVLEAIFDA, from the coding sequence ATGAAGCTGATCCTGTTCGACATCGACGGCACGATTTTGTGGAGCGACGGCGCGGGCCGCCGCGCGATGACGGCCGCGTTGACGCAGGTGTTCGGCGGCTCCGGCCCAACGGAGTATCACTACGACGGCAAGACGGATCCGCAGATCGTGCGCGATCTGATGCGCGCAGAAGGGCACAGCGATGCAGCGATCGACGCGCGGATGGATGACCTCGCGGCGAGGTATCTGGCGCTGCTGGAGCAGGAATTGGCGACGGGGCGGCGCGGCGTGCACGTGTTCGACGGCGTGGCGGAGCTCATTTCGGCGCTCGAGGCGCGGTCCGATGCGGTGGTCGGGCTGCTGACCGGGAATTTTTGCGATGGCGCGATGCTCAAATTGTCGGCGGCCGGTTTGGACGTGACGCGGTTTCGCGTCGGCGCGTACGGGTCAGACCACGCGCATCGTCCGGAGCTGCCGGCTGTGGCGCTGCGGCGCGCGCGGGAAGCGTTGGGCATCGACGTGCGCGGCGAGGATGTCGTCGTGATCGGCGATACGCCGGCCGACATCGAATGCGCGCGCAGCGTGGGAGCTCGCGCGGTGGCGGTGGCGACGGGGCGATTCACGGTCGAGGAGCTCTCGGCGCACGTGCCGGCGGCGGTGTTCCCGACGCTGGCCGTCACCGCCGCCGTGCTCGAGGCGATCTTCGATGCGTGA
- a CDS encoding DMT family transporter encodes MTTVLDTAIAPDRAEPAARSGVSLTDLWLLLTTTIWGANYAVVKYGTDHMDALAFNGARILMATLAFGMLAVLQRRRPGARPIARRDVLALLALGVLGNCVYQTLFAEGVAHTKAGNAALVLAASPALIALIGRWLGIEHVGARAYGGVGLSMAGIALVVLGGSMHESSGATLTGDAVVVAAAVCWAWYTVLLKPLTHRVSLVDISALTLVGGMIPLLFVSAPAFAATAWTSVSVRVWGAMTFAGIGSLVIGYLGWYRGVRVLGPTRTAIYSNLQPLIALGVAWAMLPGETPTAWQVAGAVAIIAGVVLTRA; translated from the coding sequence ATGACCACGGTGCTCGACACGGCGATAGCGCCCGATCGCGCGGAACCAGCCGCGCGGTCGGGCGTTTCGCTCACGGATCTCTGGCTGCTGCTGACGACCACGATCTGGGGCGCGAACTACGCGGTGGTCAAGTACGGCACCGACCACATGGATGCGCTCGCGTTCAACGGCGCGCGGATCCTGATGGCGACGCTGGCGTTCGGGATGCTGGCGGTGCTGCAGCGGCGGCGGCCGGGAGCGCGGCCGATCGCGCGGCGGGATGTGCTCGCGCTGCTTGCGTTAGGCGTGCTGGGCAATTGCGTGTATCAGACGCTGTTCGCCGAGGGTGTGGCGCACACCAAAGCGGGAAATGCGGCGCTGGTGCTCGCGGCGTCGCCGGCGCTGATCGCGCTCATCGGGCGATGGCTGGGCATCGAACACGTTGGGGCGCGCGCGTACGGCGGGGTGGGGCTCTCCATGGCCGGGATCGCGCTGGTGGTGCTCGGCGGATCGATGCACGAGTCTTCGGGCGCGACGCTCACGGGAGACGCGGTCGTCGTCGCGGCAGCCGTGTGTTGGGCGTGGTACACGGTTCTGCTCAAGCCGCTCACGCATCGCGTGTCGCTCGTCGACATCTCGGCGCTGACGCTGGTGGGCGGCATGATTCCGCTGCTCTTCGTGTCGGCGCCGGCATTCGCGGCCACGGCGTGGACGAGCGTGAGCGTGCGAGTGTGGGGCGCGATGACGTTCGCCGGCATCGGCTCGCTGGTGATCGGGTATCTCGGCTGGTATCGCGGCGTGCGCGTCCTCGGCCCGACGCGCACGGCCATCTACTCGAATCTGCAACCGTTGATCGCCCTCGGAGTGGCGTGGGCAATGCTGCCGGGTGAGACGCCCACGGCGTGGCAGGTCGCCGGCGCGGTTGCGATCATCGCCGGCGTGGTGCTCACGCGCGCATGA
- a CDS encoding C40 family peptidase, with amino-acid sequence MGGYVVRVSVAPVNGEPRAGSEQVSQALWGHPVERLDSGGREPWFEVRLRDGYRGWMHRGYLSESDRAVPPNGEPAGRVSLGCVVRDASGVRRALPLGAWLDAGAAVESGEAVERVEVVRRFPVSAAAAARTACELFEGTPYEWGGLTPWGADCSGLVQTVFGLHGIAMPRDARDQAERGQAVDAGDVLGALAPGDLAFFSDRGDGRITHVAIALGDARLVHLGLGRGGYAIETLAAPDAYGRALLSRFRWARRVS; translated from the coding sequence GTGGGCGGGTACGTCGTGCGGGTGTCGGTGGCGCCGGTGAACGGCGAGCCGCGCGCGGGGAGCGAGCAGGTCTCGCAGGCGCTGTGGGGGCATCCGGTGGAGCGGTTGGACTCGGGTGGGCGCGAGCCATGGTTCGAGGTGCGGCTCCGCGATGGCTACCGGGGGTGGATGCACCGCGGCTACCTGTCGGAATCAGACAGGGCGGTGCCGCCTAACGGAGAGCCGGCGGGGCGCGTCTCGCTCGGCTGCGTGGTGCGCGACGCGTCCGGCGTGCGCCGCGCGCTGCCGCTCGGTGCCTGGCTCGATGCCGGGGCGGCCGTGGAGAGCGGCGAGGCCGTCGAGCGCGTCGAGGTGGTGCGGCGATTCCCTGTGAGCGCGGCGGCCGCGGCTCGCACCGCGTGCGAGCTGTTCGAGGGGACGCCGTACGAATGGGGTGGGCTCACGCCGTGGGGCGCCGACTGCTCGGGGCTCGTGCAGACCGTGTTCGGGCTCCACGGCATCGCGATGCCGCGCGATGCGCGCGACCAGGCCGAGCGGGGTCAGGCCGTGGACGCCGGCGACGTGTTGGGCGCGCTCGCGCCCGGCGATCTCGCGTTCTTTTCCGACCGCGGCGATGGCCGCATCACGCACGTCGCCATCGCGCTCGGCGATGCGAGACTGGTGCACCTGGGGTTGGGGCGCGGCGGATACGCGATCGAGACGCTCGCGGCGCCCGATGCGTACGGGCGCGCGTTGCTCTCGCGGTTCCGTTGGGCGCGGCGCGTCAGCTGA
- a CDS encoding sigma-54 dependent transcriptional regulator — MATILIIDDDPGVSAVLGAFFERRSHHVVRAGSCEDGVDTFMRVRPDLVLLDLRLPDGTGFDVLTRLAGEEAVIIMITGHADVPLAVQAMQAGAEHFLQKPVDPAHLEAAVDRALEKARLRQLAQLARERRGGGRVSALLGTSAAMRELAHQVELLAATDRTTVLLVGETGTGKGRLAEMIHATSPRAEAPFLDVSCVGMPSDALEEELFGSEVEDRPRRRRAALVEIAEHGTLFLDEVVGLDPVLQPRLLKLLEARTYRRAGGVRETSADVRVIASTCRDLVEEVNAGRLREELYYRLSVMPVHLPPLRARAREDVVDLIERLMHELQIQVRSAPSEIADGAWEVLLRYPWPGNLRELRNVLERALIVARGARRVGAEHLPSEVRRASGAGLSRHVPRSLDEVERAHIERTLRAHNGNRTRASRELGISRATLINKIKQFNLGEMVMATEPRVAGGAG, encoded by the coding sequence ATGGCGACGATACTCATCATCGATGACGATCCCGGTGTCTCGGCGGTGCTGGGCGCCTTCTTCGAGCGGCGGTCGCATCACGTGGTGCGCGCGGGCAGTTGCGAGGACGGCGTGGACACGTTCATGCGCGTCAGGCCCGATCTGGTGCTGCTCGATCTCCGTCTGCCCGACGGCACGGGGTTCGATGTGCTGACGAGGCTGGCGGGCGAGGAAGCGGTGATCATCATGATCACGGGGCACGCCGACGTTCCGTTAGCCGTGCAGGCGATGCAGGCGGGGGCGGAGCATTTCCTGCAGAAGCCGGTGGACCCGGCGCACCTGGAAGCGGCGGTGGACCGCGCGCTCGAGAAGGCGCGGCTGCGCCAGCTGGCGCAGTTGGCGCGGGAACGCCGCGGCGGCGGACGCGTGAGTGCTCTGTTAGGCACTTCGGCGGCGATGCGCGAGCTGGCGCACCAGGTGGAGCTGCTCGCGGCGACCGACCGCACCACGGTGCTGCTGGTCGGCGAGACCGGCACGGGCAAGGGCCGGCTGGCCGAGATGATCCACGCGACGAGTCCGCGCGCGGAAGCGCCGTTCCTCGATGTGAGCTGCGTCGGGATGCCGTCCGATGCGCTCGAAGAAGAATTGTTCGGCAGCGAAGTGGAGGACCGGCCGCGGCGGCGTCGTGCGGCGCTGGTGGAGATCGCCGAGCACGGGACGTTGTTCCTCGACGAAGTCGTCGGGCTCGATCCCGTGCTGCAGCCGCGCTTACTGAAGCTGCTCGAAGCGCGCACCTACCGCCGCGCCGGCGGCGTTCGCGAGACGAGTGCCGACGTGCGGGTCATTGCGTCGACGTGCCGCGATCTGGTCGAAGAAGTGAATGCAGGGCGATTGCGCGAGGAGCTGTACTATCGATTGAGCGTGATGCCGGTGCATCTGCCGCCGCTGCGCGCCCGCGCGCGCGAGGACGTGGTGGATCTCATCGAGCGGCTGATGCACGAGCTGCAGATTCAGGTGCGGTCGGCGCCGTCGGAGATCGCCGATGGCGCGTGGGAGGTACTGCTGCGGTATCCGTGGCCGGGCAACTTGCGCGAGCTGCGCAACGTGCTCGAGCGCGCATTGATCGTCGCGCGCGGCGCGCGCCGGGTGGGGGCGGAGCATCTGCCGTCGGAAGTGCGTCGCGCGAGCGGCGCGGGGTTGTCGCGGCACGTGCCGCGTTCGTTGGACGAAGTGGAACGGGCGCACATCGAGCGCACGCTGCGCGCGCACAACGGCAACCGGACGCGAGCGTCGCGCGAGCTGGGCATCTCGCGCGCGACGCTGATCAACAAGATCAAGCAGTTCAACCTGGGCGAGATGGTGATGGCGACGGAGCCGCGCGTGGCGGGCGGGGCGGGGTAG
- a CDS encoding PAS domain S-box protein: MTNVAEGFEPARLSGTDESLLLAGLPPDKAEAVRELLRERSYLSEQSRRVIETASDAILITDPERRIAFANSAAHQLFGYPRDALIGMRVADTLPPEMRESVSAFEAAALGGTPQRYETVVLRSTGELRTVSVSTSPLREGNQVTGVVASLRDVTDERRARDAVARSEARYRNLVETATDAIFTMDADGSFTSVNRAACEIAGYAREELLGRRARWLLDPDEFADVDRHFQHALDGRARRYECHLYRKDGDRRLLSMTNTPIFQGTTAIGVLGIARDITADREREEALLRSEARYEHLVETAPDAIFTLDVDGRFTSVNRSFERTCGRPRAELLGVRFSTILEGRQAESAEALFQATLAGRRQRSELRYRDVDGTVRTGSIITAPVLEDGRIAGVLGLVRDVTEEKLLSAQLLQREKLAAVGQLVSGVAHELNNPLAGIMAFAQLLENSTAVAPDDRDAIETIHMEAKRAAKIVSNLLLFARQRDPERASTDLNRVILDTLELRRYVLRTQQVEVVTELDPDLPLVWADSFQLQQVVLNLLTNAEHALRSVDGNRRITLTTRRVESRVVASVTDTGDGIPHDALDHIFNPFFTTKAIGEGTGLGLSISDGIVRQHGGHITVKSTPGHGATFAIELPITTPPTGDGLATAEEALSRAAPRLLLIVDDESSIRRALTRYLEREGHTVDAVATGTEALQLVRDRRYDGILLDLRMPDQSGDEVYATLLERDPELAERVVFATGDVESDAAREFLQTAKRPYVSKPFVLPTVAHLLCSVGRR; this comes from the coding sequence ATGACTAACGTTGCCGAAGGGTTCGAGCCAGCGAGGCTTTCGGGCACAGACGAGTCGCTGCTGCTCGCCGGCCTGCCGCCGGACAAAGCGGAGGCGGTGCGCGAGCTGCTCCGAGAGCGGAGCTACCTGAGCGAGCAGTCTCGCCGCGTGATCGAGACGGCGAGCGATGCGATCCTCATCACCGATCCCGAGCGGCGGATCGCGTTCGCGAACTCGGCTGCGCATCAGTTGTTCGGGTACCCGCGCGACGCGCTCATCGGCATGCGCGTCGCGGACACGCTGCCGCCGGAGATGCGCGAATCCGTGTCGGCGTTCGAAGCGGCTGCGTTGGGCGGAACGCCGCAGCGATACGAGACGGTGGTGCTGCGGAGCACGGGCGAGCTCCGCACCGTGTCGGTGAGCACGTCGCCGCTGCGCGAAGGCAATCAGGTGACGGGCGTCGTCGCGTCGCTGCGCGATGTGACGGACGAGCGTCGCGCGCGCGACGCGGTGGCGCGTTCCGAGGCGCGCTACCGCAACCTCGTCGAGACCGCGACGGACGCGATTTTCACGATGGATGCCGACGGCAGCTTCACGTCGGTGAATCGGGCCGCGTGTGAGATCGCGGGCTACGCGCGCGAAGAGCTGCTCGGGCGGCGCGCGCGATGGCTGTTGGACCCCGACGAGTTCGCGGACGTCGACCGGCATTTCCAGCATGCGTTGGACGGGCGCGCGCGCCGCTACGAGTGTCATCTCTATCGCAAAGATGGCGATCGCCGGCTGCTGTCGATGACGAACACGCCGATCTTCCAGGGCACAACGGCGATCGGGGTGCTCGGGATTGCGCGCGACATCACTGCGGATCGCGAGCGCGAGGAAGCGCTGCTGCGGTCGGAGGCGCGCTATGAGCACCTCGTAGAAACGGCGCCGGACGCGATTTTCACGCTCGACGTCGACGGGCGATTCACGTCGGTGAACCGGAGCTTCGAGCGGACCTGCGGCCGGCCGCGCGCCGAGTTGTTAGGCGTACGCTTCAGCACCATTCTCGAAGGGCGACAGGCCGAGTCGGCCGAGGCGCTCTTCCAGGCGACGCTCGCGGGACGACGCCAGCGATCCGAGCTCCGGTATCGCGACGTGGACGGCACGGTGCGCACGGGTTCGATCATCACGGCGCCGGTTTTGGAAGACGGACGCATCGCGGGCGTGCTCGGCCTGGTGCGCGACGTGACCGAGGAGAAGCTGCTGTCGGCGCAGCTGCTGCAGCGGGAGAAGCTGGCGGCCGTCGGGCAGTTGGTGAGCGGCGTCGCGCACGAGCTCAACAATCCGTTGGCCGGCATCATGGCGTTCGCACAGCTGCTCGAGAACTCGACTGCCGTCGCACCCGACGACCGTGATGCGATCGAGACCATCCACATGGAAGCGAAGCGTGCGGCGAAGATCGTGTCGAACCTGCTGCTGTTTGCGCGGCAGCGCGATCCCGAGCGGGCGAGCACGGATCTCAATCGAGTGATCCTCGACACGCTCGAGCTGCGGCGGTACGTGCTGCGCACGCAGCAGGTCGAAGTGGTGACGGAGCTCGATCCGGATCTGCCGCTCGTGTGGGCGGACTCGTTCCAGCTGCAGCAAGTGGTGCTCAACCTGTTGACGAATGCCGAGCATGCGTTGCGCAGCGTGGATGGCAATCGCCGCATCACGCTGACGACGCGCCGCGTGGAGAGCCGCGTGGTGGCGAGCGTGACGGACACGGGGGACGGCATTCCGCACGATGCGCTGGATCACATCTTCAATCCGTTCTTCACGACGAAGGCGATCGGCGAGGGGACCGGGTTAGGCCTGTCGATTTCGGATGGCATCGTGCGGCAGCACGGCGGACACATCACGGTGAAGAGCACTCCTGGACACGGCGCAACGTTTGCGATCGAGCTGCCGATCACGACGCCGCCGACCGGCGACGGCCTCGCGACCGCGGAGGAAGCATTGTCGCGGGCGGCGCCGCGGCTGCTGCTCATCGTGGACGACGAATCGTCGATCCGCCGTGCGCTGACGCGCTATCTCGAGCGCGAAGGACACACGGTGGACGCGGTGGCGACGGGAACCGAAGCACTGCAGCTGGTTCGCGACCGTCGCTATGACGGCATCCTGCTCGACCTGCGCATGCCGGATCAGTCCGGCGACGAAGTGTACGCGACGCTCCTCGAGCGCGATCCGGAGCTCGCCGAGCGCGTCGTGTTCGCGACGGGCGATGTGGAGAGCGATGCCGCGCGCGAATTCTTACAGACGGCGAAGCGGCCGTACGTGAGTAAGCCATTCGTGCTGCCCACGGTGGCGCATCTGTTGTGCAGCGTGGGGAGACGCTGA